In Elusimicrobiota bacterium, the genomic window TATCTTTTTTGTCCATGAAAAGTCAGAGATATGTATTAACCCTTCCACTCCTTCATCAAGCTTAACAAAGGCACCAAACGGCACTAGGTTTGTTACTATCCCTTTAACCTTCGTACCGGAAGGATATTTCTGTTTAATCGCTTCCCACGGGTTCTCTCCTATACGTTTCAAACTTAATGAAATTTTTTCTTTTTCCGGTATGACATCAAGTATTCTTACTTCAACCTCATCACCTGTTTTTAATATATCCTGAGGGTGACGGATCTTTTCAGTCCACGAGATTTCTGAAATATGCAGTAAGCCTTCCACACCGGGCTCAAGTTCAATAAACGCGCCGAATGGAAGTAATGATGTTACTTTGCCTTTTACCATTTTTCCATTAGGGAATTTAGTTGAAATATCCTCCCATGGGTGCGCTTTCAATTCTTTAAGGCTCAACGATATCTTGTCATTCGCAGGATCGAATTTAACTATTTTTAATTCAAGTTCCTGGTTCATACTGATAATGTCTTCAACTTTTTCAATACGGCTCCACGCGATATCGGATATGTGCAATAAACCTTCTACACCGCCAATATCAACAAATGCACCGAATGACGTTATTGACGTTACCCTTCCCTTAATAATACTGCCTTCAGAGATTGTTGCATAAAGTTCAGCTTTTTTACGATTATTCTCATCTTCCTTAACTTTACGCTGGGATACCACTATGTTCCTGCGGCGACGGTCAAGTTCAATTATCTTCACCGTTACAGTCTGGTCTACTAAATTAACGGTATTTGACTCGTTGCGTTTAAGAATTGTTTGTGACAACGGCAGAAATGTTGATTCTCCGCCTATATCTACGATATACCCGCCCTTGACTTTACGGATAACCTTACCATCAATATCACCCGCATCTTTGAATACTTCATCAAGTTTGTTCCAGTTGCTTATACGTTTTGCTTTGCGGTATGACACCACAGGATGCCCTTCCACGCCTTCCAGCGCTTCCAGGAACACAGGTATTACATCACCTATTTTTATTATATCCGATCCTATTTCTTCTTTGGATATCACTCCTTCTGATTTTAAACCTACATCCACCGCTATACTTTTATTATTTATTTCTACAACTTTACCGTTAACAATCTCGCGTTCTTCGCGTTTATTACTATCTGAAGCGTTTAATAGCTCCTCGATATTTACGTCTGACTCCTCTACAACTAATATTTTATCATCATCCATACTTTACTTTTACTTACAACCTCCTTGTTTTACCATTTTATATATTTGGTTAAATATTTTTTTTATCAAAAATTCCGGTGTCGACGCGCCGGCTGTTATCCCTACAACACTTTTATGGTTGAACCACACCTTTCTCAGTTCATTTTCATTCTCTATATGATATGTACGTTTTTGGTACTTCATACAGGTTTCAGCTAAACGCCTGGTATTCGCAGAATTTTTACCGCCAATCACTATCATCAGATCAGCTTTTTTCGCGAGTTCCTCAGACGATTTTTGCCGCTGTACAGTTGCCCTGCAGATAGTATTATAGTAATCAAAAACAATGCCCTGGGTTTTCAGGTATTTTTTAAACTGATTGAACCGCGCAGAAGTTTGTGTTGTTTGGCTTATAAGCCCCACCTTCATGCTCTTATTCAAGTTCAGTTTCTTTAATTTATCAATACTGTCAATTACTACAGCTTTTTTTCCTGCATAACTCAATAACGACCTTACTTCCGGATGCTCGCTGTCTCCTAAAATCAGTATAACATCGCATTTTGCGTGGTTCAATTTTTCTGCCAGCCTCTGTGCTCGTTTTACAAACACGCAAGTAGCATCTATTATCCCGCCCTTCCTTAAACGTAAAGAATCATGTTCTTTTTTTATCACGCCGTGTGCCGGGATAACAATCGTATCTTCTGGAGTTGATCCTGAATAACTTTCGATTTTTTTCAACCCTTTGTTCTTAAGCATCTCTACCATCTGCGGGTTGTGTATCAAAGAACCTATACTAACAATTTTCTTATTTTCCTTGCCGAGCTCTGCTTCAACCTGCTCGATCGCGCGTTTAACCCCGTAACAGAACCCCGCATTTTGCGCTATTATAACTTTACTGCTGTATTTACCTTTTGCTTTATGCATTATCGACTTCTTTGAATAACCTTAGAAGCCAGTATCCAATCACCAACGAGAATCCCACGTAAACAACGTATCCAATTTTCGCAACTATACTATCCATATATTTTATTATTAACGGAAATATAGTCAACCCTATAAAAATGAATAGTATACTAATAAGTATCATCTTATACAAGTTAATAATTTTATTTTTCTCTGTTTGCTTGTTCTGTTGTTCCATAAAAAATTATACTTTTGTGGAAAGTTCCGCAATTTTTGTCATTATCAGTTCACTAAATTCCTGATAGTACTCTTTACGTTTTGACTCATCCTGAGGGGGGTTAGGCATTACAGGATCTCCAAAGATTATCGTTAATTTTTTAAACTTGCCAAGGTACTCAGAGTTTTTTAAATACGCAGGTATCACCGGTGCATTAGCGTGGCACGCAATCATCCCAACACCGCTTCTTGCTTTACCAAAACCTTCTCCTTTATGTCTTCCTCCTTCGGGAAACATTACCAGGCTATCACCTTTCTCAAGTAAGTCTACACAGGTTTTAAACCATTCCACATCTGTACTCCCGCGTTTGAGTGGTATTGTATTCAATCTGGGCAATGCCCAGGATAGTATCGGCATTCTAAACAATTCTTCTTTTGCCAAGAAATATGTCCATCTTGGCAGTGTGCTACCTATAAGAGGCGGATCCAAGAATGTGCGATGATTTGCTGCAATAATCACTTTCCCGGTTTTTGGTACAATATTAACATTAATACGTTTAAGCCGCCACAAGACTGAGGTTGTAATTCTATACCCCCAATAAACAAAGAAATACAAGACAGGATTTGTGTCAAGCATCTCAACCTTTTTTTGAACCTTTTCATCCATCAAATAATACCTCAAATCTACATTTATAGAACTTGTTAAGTTATTGTATTAAGCGTCACGGCCGATTGCACGCGCTATTGCTTTCACTTCTATCATCATTTGTTCAAAATCTGACGGCAATAATGACTGCGGGCCATCGGACAAAGCTTTCTCCGGGTCATTATGAACTTCTATCATCAGGCCATCCGCCCCCGCAGCTACTGCCGCACGGGCCATTGGTGTAACGTACTTGCGTATTCCCACACCATGGCTGGGATCTACAATCACGGGTAAGTGACTGAGGGTTTTCAATACCGGTACTGCATTAAGATCCAGTGTGAACCGCGTGGAATCCTCAAATGTACGGATACCGCGTTCACAGAGTATAACTTTGTAATTCCCCTGACTTAAAACATATTCCGCGCTCATCAGAAACTCTTTTACAGTAGTTGACATTCCGCGTTTAAGCATCACCGGCATTTTTGTTTTACCCGCTTCTTTCAGAAGGTCAAAGTTCTGTATATTCCTTGCACCAATCTGAAGGACATCGGCATAATTGATTAATAACGG contains:
- a CDS encoding 30S ribosomal protein S1, which gives rise to MDDDKILVVEESDVNIEELLNASDSNKREEREIVNGKVVEINNKSIAVDVGLKSEGVISKEEIGSDIIKIGDVIPVFLEALEGVEGHPVVSYRKAKRISNWNKLDEVFKDAGDIDGKVIRKVKGGYIVDIGGESTFLPLSQTILKRNESNTVNLVDQTVTVKIIELDRRRRNIVVSQRKVKEDENNRKKAELYATISEGSIIKGRVTSITSFGAFVDIGGVEGLLHISDIAWSRIEKVEDIISMNQELELKIVKFDPANDKISLSLKELKAHPWEDISTKFPNGKMVKGKVTSLLPFGAFIELEPGVEGLLHISEISWTEKIRHPQDILKTGDEVEVRILDVIPEKEKISLSLKRIGENPWEAIKQKYPSGTKVKGIVTNLVPFGAFVKLDEGVEGLIHISDFSWTKKIRHPQEILNLDQEVEAVVLEVNPEQEKVVLGLKQLNDNPYTKYQLGATIEAKVKKITEYAVFVELENDIEGIIKISDLSLNKVKDAKEVLNEGQWIKAKVLRVDLEEHKIMLSVKKYEKERETEDIKKYMNRDEDKVTLGDVIKLSSDTLLNDKPKSESNDESA
- the ispH gene encoding 4-hydroxy-3-methylbut-2-enyl diphosphate reductase gives rise to the protein MHKAKGKYSSKVIIAQNAGFCYGVKRAIEQVEAELGKENKKIVSIGSLIHNPQMVEMLKNKGLKKIESYSGSTPEDTIVIPAHGVIKKEHDSLRLRKGGIIDATCVFVKRAQRLAEKLNHAKCDVILILGDSEHPEVRSLLSYAGKKAVVIDSIDKLKKLNLNKSMKVGLISQTTQTSARFNQFKKYLKTQGIVFDYYNTICRATVQRQKSSEELAKKADLMIVIGGKNSANTRRLAETCMKYQKRTYHIENENELRKVWFNHKSVVGITAGASTPEFLIKKIFNQIYKMVKQGGCK
- a CDS encoding lysophospholipid acyltransferase family protein yields the protein MDEKVQKKVEMLDTNPVLYFFVYWGYRITTSVLWRLKRINVNIVPKTGKVIIAANHRTFLDPPLIGSTLPRWTYFLAKEELFRMPILSWALPRLNTIPLKRGSTDVEWFKTCVDLLEKGDSLVMFPEGGRHKGEGFGKARSGVGMIACHANAPVIPAYLKNSEYLGKFKKLTIIFGDPVMPNPPQDESKRKEYYQEFSELIMTKIAELSTKV